From Bacillus pumilus, one genomic window encodes:
- a CDS encoding GAF domain-containing sensor histidine kinase codes for MGEYQEKVETLKTLKEIAEKLNEGMEMKDTLHEVLHMLMDITGFHSAWIYFIEKDGSYELMAEVSLPEALAKHQKQLMCQNDCYCINRYTKGSLQSATNIINCKRIETAIEQKLGDTEGITHHATVPLKACKRTFGLLNVAAKGKVTFNQEELNLLESIALQIGTAIQRMKLVQNEHQHALLEERNRLAQDLHDSVNQMLFSVSLTAKAARQMTNDQNLGEMIDFIQHLSQDALVEMRSLIWQLRPRGLEKGFTTGIQDYAKLLGLRCTLSLSGCMEMDHSQHETLFRVCQEALNNCQKHAEVEEVKVQLEQSKDTFEMKIIDRGKGFQYDEQMSLPSLGLKGMSDRIKRAGGTFCIESELGKGTTIQVKVPFSQERKGSS; via the coding sequence ATGGGAGAATACCAAGAGAAGGTTGAAACATTAAAAACGTTAAAAGAAATTGCTGAAAAGCTAAATGAAGGCATGGAAATGAAAGATACGCTTCATGAAGTGCTCCATATGCTGATGGATATCACAGGCTTTCATTCAGCATGGATTTATTTTATAGAAAAAGACGGCTCGTATGAACTGATGGCAGAGGTCTCCTTACCCGAAGCGCTGGCAAAGCATCAAAAGCAGCTGATGTGTCAAAACGATTGCTATTGCATCAATCGATACACAAAGGGCTCACTGCAATCAGCCACCAACATTATTAACTGTAAACGGATCGAAACGGCGATTGAGCAAAAGCTTGGGGATACAGAAGGGATTACGCATCATGCGACCGTTCCTCTCAAAGCGTGTAAGCGTACGTTTGGGTTATTAAATGTGGCGGCAAAAGGAAAAGTCACATTTAACCAGGAAGAACTGAATTTGCTTGAAAGCATTGCGCTTCAAATTGGTACCGCCATTCAACGGATGAAGCTTGTGCAAAACGAACATCAGCATGCTCTTTTGGAAGAAAGAAACCGGCTTGCACAGGACTTACATGATTCCGTCAACCAGATGCTATTTTCAGTCAGTCTGACTGCTAAAGCTGCCCGTCAAATGACTAATGATCAGAATCTAGGGGAAATGATTGATTTTATTCAGCATTTGTCACAAGATGCACTGGTTGAAATGCGGTCACTCATTTGGCAGCTAAGACCAAGAGGACTTGAAAAAGGATTCACAACAGGGATTCAAGACTATGCAAAGCTTTTAGGATTACGCTGTACATTATCGTTATCCGGCTGTATGGAGATGGATCATTCGCAGCATGAAACGTTGTTTCGGGTATGCCAAGAAGCGCTGAATAATTGTCAAAAACATGCGGAAGTAGAGGAAGTCAAGGTCCAGCTTGAACAATCAAAAGACACGTTTGAGATGAAAATCATTGACCGCGGAAAAGGGTTTCAGTATGACGAGCAAATGAGCCTCCCTTCACTTGGTCTGAAAGGCATGTCTGACCGTATCAAAAGAGCTGGTGGAACATTTTGTATAGAGTCTGAGCTCGGTAAAGGAACCACCATTCAAGTGAAGGTGCCATTTTCTCAAGAAAGGAAGGGGTCGTCATGA
- a CDS encoding response regulator encodes MRVVIADDHHIVRKGLVFFLQTQPDVEIVGEASNGEEALEVVRQMRPDIVLMDLSMPVMNGIEATKQMMLEMPDTRIVILTSYADKDYVIPAIQAGAKAYQLKDVAPEKLLTTMIDVQKGTYQLDAHITNFLVQHLTEPKGQKWKLMKELTNRERDVLFEIAKGKSNKEIASSLFISEKTVKTHVSHVLSKLELADRTQAALYAVDYQKNQPKELL; translated from the coding sequence ATGAGAGTCGTGATTGCAGATGATCATCATATTGTGAGAAAAGGGCTTGTGTTTTTCTTGCAGACACAGCCTGACGTCGAAATCGTTGGTGAGGCTTCTAATGGAGAAGAAGCATTAGAAGTTGTCAGACAAATGCGGCCTGACATTGTTCTAATGGATCTATCGATGCCTGTGATGAATGGTATTGAAGCCACGAAACAAATGATGCTTGAAATGCCCGATACCCGCATTGTGATTCTGACAAGCTATGCGGATAAAGATTATGTTATTCCCGCTATTCAAGCAGGGGCAAAAGCCTATCAGCTCAAGGATGTAGCGCCAGAAAAACTCCTTACGACAATGATTGACGTACAAAAGGGCACCTATCAATTAGATGCTCATATCACCAACTTTCTTGTGCAGCATTTGACCGAGCCAAAAGGGCAAAAATGGAAGTTAATGAAAGAGCTGACCAATAGAGAGCGAGATGTCTTATTCGAAATTGCAAAGGGGAAAAGCAATAAAGAAATTGCCTCATCACTGTTTATTTCTGAAAAGACTGTCAAAACACACGTATCTCATGTATTATCAAAACTAGAGCTGGCAGATCGTACACAAGCGGCTCTGTATGCAGTGGATTATCAAAAAAATCAGCCGAAAGAGCTGCTATGA